The Aspergillus luchuensis IFO 4308 DNA, chromosome 6, nearly complete sequence genome segment ACAGACACAGGTCTATGCCGATCAAGTAAAGCAAGGTATCATCAACAACGCTCCAGAGCCGGACAAGGCGCTGAACTGGCTGCGCGATACGCTGAAGAGCTATGCGGTGTTTCTCCCCGGCGTGAGCCAGCACATTGATACTGCGTTcgatgatctggagaaggtgaagcaACGGCATGGGCCTGAGGTAGATAGCATCGTGCGGGATGCGTATAAGGAGCTGAAGTCGCTGGGAAGCAAGGGTGGTTCGAATGCGGATACCGCTATTCAGGCATTGCAGGTGCTGCAGAAGAGTCTGACGCGCTTGATGGAGTTGTCTGGCGATGCTGCCGGAGATATTCTTGATAACCACCCGTGGTTGCAGGAgaaggttggtggtggatggaagcagttgaaggagatgggAGAAGCGTATGGACCGCAGGcaaaggaagaggtggatAAGACGAGGGAGCAACTTGCCGGAGTGGCCAAGAAAGGATTCAGTCTTGcgtcggtggaggaggtaagGAAGCTTATTCAGGAGAAGTCGGAGAAGTTGCAGAAACTTGGGGATGAGATGTGGCAgaaggggttggaggagagtaAGCAGTACTTGGATAAGAATCCGAAGGTCAAGGAGTTGGTGGAGAATAATGCGGATGCATTGAAGAAGGGCAATGTTAGTGAGTTGTGGGGTATGGTGAAGGAGGCTGCGTCATCAGGCAAGACGGAGCAGGTGGAGAAGTatgtcaaggagaaggtcgaTCAGGCACAGCAAAGTGGGTCTTTTGATTTGAGCAAGTGGGCGGATATGGTTCCTGGAGGATCGAATGTTCTGGGCCAGTTGCAGTCGCTTCGCACgctgcaggagaagaagggcaaggaggcTGAGAATGTCCTCAAGGAGACGATGGATGAAATCCAGCAGGttttgaagaaaagaaaggagcagatggagaagctcgccagtgaggcgaagaaggataaCTAGTGTCTCCGTGTGGAACTTAATGTCTATGTGAGATGAAGTACCATCGATCGATGATTAGATCTAATAAGAAATGTTCTAGAAATTTTTGACAAAACCCATTCTAACTTTTGTGCCGGTTGATGAGCTCACGACTTGACGTTAGTACGCCTTGTACGCCCTTGGCAATCTCGAACCGTCCGTCGTACAGTGGATAGACCACAACAGCGAAAAAGGCACAAAATTGCCAGATGATTGCGACCGAAGTCCACCCCGAGAAAAATGATTTGGTGAAGATATAGTTGCGATAGAGCGGCATTGGCCAGAGCACAAAGGTAATCAAAACCAAAACCACGAACATGGCCCACGCGATCCATGACCATCGGTGCAGCTTCCGCAGGGTGTCTTCTGTGAAAGGGTGGCGCACGTCGTCTAAACTGAGACGGCTCGGGGTTGACGTCGGGCTGGCATCCGTCGAGATATAGACCCCTTCAACCTTGGTCTCTTGAGCTGCAGGCGGCGAGGTTCTGGTCGGTGCTTCTTCGGCGAGTTCGATCCTGAGGAACTCTCTCCAGTCGAACGTGTATGGACGGTATAGAGAAATTACCACGGAATAGAGAGCAGGCGAGAAGAAAGAGCCGATAGCGCCGTACAATGCGGGCAGCTCTTCTCCAGTCGTGGTCATGTTCACGGCCCCATACATTGACTTGGCCGTGGCAAGCCAAATGGCGAGACCAGTAAAGAAGCCAAGCACTGGCGAAGCGATAGCGGCGAGGCGCGTCTGGCGGGACCAGAACAGAGTCAGTCCGAGAGGGATGATCCCTGGACAGGACAGAATAGGCCGAAAGTAGCCGATCCACGTCATATTGGCGCCTCCGTAGTTGAGAGCAATGGAAATTCCGGTAATAAAGATGGCATGGAATACGACTGTTATGTGACTAACTCCCAGGAGCCGGCGATCACTGGCTTGGGGGTTGATGTACGTCTTGTACATATCAAATGACAGAATACTGCTGACGGCGATCATTGAGGATGAGACGGTGCTGGTCAATGCCATGAATAATAGCACGAAAAAGGCGATCATTCCAGACTCTCCAAGAAGGGCTTTGACCAGGTACGGCATCACCATGCCTTTGCTGACCTCAGTTGTCGTGATATCAACGGGATAGGTGGGCCAGATGGGAGTGTGGTGGAGCGCTCGAGCAGTCAGGCCAATAACAGTGCCTAAACCCCAGGGGATACCAAAGACAGCTATGGCAGCCAAGTTGTATGCCGGTACGGTAGAATTCACTTCACTGGCGAAGGACTTTTGCCAAAACGCAGTGTCCTATATCAGAGTGAGTCTTGATGTTTGCCATATAACTGGAGGAAAGGAATGGATGGGCCTACCATAACTACCAGAGCTAGATTACCGAATTTCAAGATCAAGCCCCAGATAATGGCGCCTTTCGATTTCATTGTGAGCAGCGATCCCTCAAAGTTCCCGGAGATGTAATTTTCGCTCGCAGTTGCGACAACCTTGTCGTAAAGTCCAGCCAATCCGCCAACCTCGGGATGTGTGAGGACGGAGagagtaaaataaattatcagAATTAAGGCGACTGCGGTGTGCAGAAAGTCGGTCAGAAACGTCGCCTTCAGCCCCCCGACAGCCGTGTAAAGAACAACTTTGCCATAATTCGTCAGTATAATACCCTGTGATATTCAATGACCGAGCTTACCTCCTAGGGGAATCAAGATGGTCGCAGCAACGAAGTTCATGCCGGAAACCCCATTAATCAACTGGGATCCGGTTAAAATCATCGAGGCACAGCCAAACACGTTGTTCGTCAAATTCAAGACCATGTAGATAACATGTCCGATCCAGCCGTACCGCATACGAGTGATCTCAAGCGATGTGTGGGCATACGGGACCCGGATTTTGGCCATGACACCCAAGGCAGCCATCAAGGCGATCTGGAAACAGAGACCTGATCCCCACCACTGTATGAGTGATGCATATCAGCATCTGACATAACTAAATCTCAAGGCTTTAAACATACTAGCGGTACTGCCAATCCATAGCGATAGCACATCGCCGCAGATAGCACCGTCTCGTTGATCCACATCCACGAGGAGAACACAGCAGACGCAGTCAAACCTGTGCCAACTGATCGATTTGCGACCATGAACATCTCCGACGTGCCAGAATCCTCAGACAGATACACTTTCTGCACCTTGATTGCGATAAGAATCACCCCACAGAAGAACACACCAAGGCCGATAAGGAGGCCATAGGCCGTCCCTTGCGTAACGAGTTCGACAGCTGCCATGGTGACCAATGCGCTACGCGGCAAAAATGACCATCAGACCTCGGGTTGCCGAGGAAGTTACATGGATGCCAGGCATCATGTCTTAAGTATCTGCTGGATGAGCACCATGCCTAGCGGCTCGCCGATAACCGTCAGTGTCACGCTGTTCTTGGCTATGATGGCGTTATACATAACCCGGCCGAGAACAGGGCGGGGAAGCTACAAGGATGCAGCTGTGAGCCGCTTAATACGGCATTGGTTTCACGGTGGATGAACTGAGTTGCTAGACAGAGATCGGGTGGCCCCTTGCtggtgggaggggatatGGCGTGCGCCCTGCCGCCGATGGCAACACCAGCGGGAGAGGATCTGATAGGCTTTGTCGGCCAGTAGCGTATCTAAATGACCTAGACCTTACTTTGAATTGGCTGGCCAGGAGTGAAGATCCAAGCACCCAATGGTGCAGAAGGATCACGCATGctggttcttctcctcgacTGTTCTTATGCTTCTATTggagcctgaggcagaaaggcATGGCATCAGGGCAATGAACAGAACTCCACAGAGACCGACGCATGCAAAATGACACGTACAGAGTATGTTTGTAGCTTACTCTTCAGTCTTATATTGCGGCTGCTAGCTTAACGTGGGTCGCAGATGTCCAGTTTCAGCTGGGGCTATAGTTGACTGTTACAAATCCCAATGAGGTTGTTGTGAAGCGATAtaatggagaagatctcAGTCGCAGCCTGACTTATAAGGCAGTCAGATGGGTCGGGCAGGGTTACTCCGACCACTGCTTGATAAGAAGTCACGTGTCACCAATCTTATCGCCACTATCTTATCGCTAATTGACTTCCCTTGGAGTTGATCATCATCGAATAGTTAATACTTTGCCTGTCTGATATGGATTGTGCCAAAATTCATACATTTATTCTTCCAAATTATTAGTACTCACTCCTCTTTCCCGAGCTATAGTGCATACCAATTGACCGAAGCTGAAGCTCCATCATCACGATGCTACTAAATGAACCACCATCGTCGTAATGTgttaagaatatatatcttcgGTAGTACCAGCTCAATAATGGTCCTACTCGACCAGGCTTCATCACACAAATGatgtactactagtatgtaAGTCACGACGAGACGAGACTCTTTTCGAATACCTAAGGAGCCATCCCTCTCCATTTGAGACGAGTTGACCATAGTTATCTCCAAGATAGACGCGCTGTTTACTGGTTAAAAATGACCAAAATCTGACGGCCAGCCCAgtaagagggggaggggaattaACCGCCGATCATCGGTGATTTATTCCAGATATCTATCTCCCTTTACAAGAACCACCCCTCTAGCACTGACTATATATGGCTATATCATCTATCGAACAAACTGAACTCTTCTATCATATGTCAAACTAAACAGATGCCGCAACCGCCTTATCAACCACCGCCGCAATCTTCCCCACCAACATCTCCGGCTCACTCAGCATCGGCGAATGACCCGCGCTACAGCGATCAATCTCCGCCCGGGCCAACTTAGCAAATCCGCCCTGAAATGTAGCCGGTGCAGCCTGATCACCCTCACAGATGAGATAGGTAGATGGCAGATACTCATACGCCGCCCGAGTGGTGGGCGTGGTTTGTACCAAGTAAGACTGCGGAATGAGGCGCGATTCCCACAGGGCTGCTTCGGCGTCCGGGAGATCACTGTACAGAGTTTTGGCTCCGTTCATGATACGGAAGCGGCCGTCGGACTAAAAGCAAGAAATTAAGCTGGTCCTTAAGATATGAGACGGATTGGATGATGGAAAAAACATACGGTTACATAATTGTTTGGCGACTCGCCAAATGTTGATACGACGGATGTGCCCTCGGGGAGAACAAAGGCAGCATAGTAGAAAAGATGTAAAACAccgcccttcttgccctctGCTTGACGGGAAGTATAGGCGAGGGACTGGGGAATAGCCGTACTGCCCACGATGCCACCGTATGAATGCATTACAACGACGACGgatctttcctctttttcgaTGAGCTGCTGTAAGGTTTCGGCGACGGTGCGTGTGTCGTCTTCCATTGTGCGGGTTGGGAAGTCATCGGCCTCTACGTCGGTGCAGCTGGGgagggttgggtggatgaCGGGGTATCCTAGGTCGCGAAGTCCCGCTGCTAACTTGGCGTAAACGAGGGGGGTCTGGAAGGAGCCTTGGATGAGTACGATTGAGGGTTTCTCGGTAGCCATTGTATTTGGGGAATTTAATCCTTGTGTAATTTGGGTTGTAGGTGGTTGTTGGCAGAAGTGAGAACAAGAAGTTCGAAATGGGGAAAAATGTAAGCGCGCCCGGGCACTAGTTTAAAGACCCTTGGTTGAGTGGCATCCTGGGCTGATCATCCCTGCTGATTCCGTTACAGTTCGCCGATCGGCAGACTCCATCGGAGAATAGTCGTTCCCTGTGATTGATGTATAAGATGCCATCTGTTTAATCCTAATAGGCACTTCGGTTTCAAACTTCCTCAACATACAGCAGGAACCTCCCATTTCACTCATGGATATGTCAAAAACCCGGACCAACAATCAAATACACCTGCATTAAGCATACCAGCTAAACCAGACATCTCCAGCGCCCTCCTTAGATCAAGCCTATCCCATTTCTCCCGAAAACTGTCCAATTCCACCTCATCAAATGTACGATCCCCTTCCATCTCCGACAACGAACTGGAATTCGGAAAAAGGCTGCAAAACTGGTCTCGAAGGCCCCCACCCCCCTATCTTCTGAAAGTCCACAGACAAGGCATAAGTCTTCGGCGGAAGCGTAATCTCATTCTTCTGTGGAGACACCTGCAACATCCGCAAAATCACCTTCATAAGAGTCCAGTTTCGAGACAAGGCACAAGAGGTGACACAAAGTTCTGTGAAGGCGCTGCAATGGTCACTGTTGTCAAGGTCCTCTGCGAGAGTGAAGAGGGCCATACCTACCCAGTGAATGGTCGTCGGTGAAATGTCATCTGGTCCCCACCGGGTGCGACGAATGTATAGAAAGTCGATGATTGCTAAGGCGGAATCCATGCAGCCTTCCTTGCTCCCTCGCGGGCTACCTTGAGATTATTTTTACCGTTcgtgtcttccttcttgacaaGGCTCCAAAGCATGATCACCACCGCGTGATAGAGCATACTGGATGCAGGTACTCTGGTTAGTAGAACGATAATAAAAGTCCATGCTGTTGTCGGTTTCGGGTTGGGTTATGATCCTTACTGCAAACTCAACGATTGAGGAACAGTGGGGTTGTCGGGGGTTAGGCATGTAGGAAGTTTGCTCTTCCAGTCGTCTAGCCGTTCCTGGATATCTTTCAGGGCCCTTTCCAGTTCATCGCGCGGTGACTTGAGGCCGCTCGCGAACACGAGTCGATTCGCATCCACGTTGATCTCACTTAGCGCAGTGAACCTGTTCAGAACGCAAGGGATGTGGGATTGAACTGGATCCATTTGCCGGGGGTACGCGGTCCAGATATCTTCCTGGGAATGATCATTGGCCATGTGCTTCATGAGCGAGATTGATGCCGTTCTAGAAAATAGCTTAGGGTTGAAAGGTGCTAGCAGCCAGATGTGAGCAGACTTACGCTGTAAGATTGTAGATGCCCCAGATGGTATTGTCAATTGCGCGACTTTCCCTGGTAGGGGTCGTGGACGGCGAGTCAAGATGCTTCTTAACGCATTCCTCAGCCATGCTGCGAACTTGACCGAGATACCACCAGCCCATGCGATCTTTTCCCATAGCCGCCATACTGGATAGTGAGGTTTAATGACGGGACAAGTGATCTAGTTGGGAATTAGCTCACCACACGAACAGCACCCCGCAGccttggatggatggcatgTCAAGCCGACCCTCTATCTTCTCGTAGAGCTTCCGCGCTTCCTCGTAAAAATGGACGCCTTTCGAATTTGGATTACTCGGGTCAGCATAAGCCTCCGGATAGTCGGAGTGATACTAGGTTCGCCAATTAGCGGACCACAAACAAACGCTCTGTGATACTCGTGAGCTTACGCATGCCTCGGCCAGAATGCAGTTCACAAGGAATGGAGAACAAAATTGCGAATTCGTCTTTCCTGCCACAGCGTCACGAAGAAAGAGCTCCCGATCAATCCAGTTATAGAAGGGATGACTCCAGGTCAACCATAAGGAGATTAGATGAGAGACAAAATCGTCACTTTCAGTGACCGAGGTCCACGGGGCCGCTGGAATACGATAGATGGGTATATCTACGAGATGCTGGATATTCGGCGCTCGATGCGAGGACGTTTGTTTTCTCTCATTTCCCAGCATCGGCGTCTGATTGTCGATTCCAGCCAAGGTCGGCGTGGTTTCTCGATCAAGCTCCGAAATGTCGTTATCTATGTGAAGTTTGACTTCGCTGAGTGGAGCCTTACTTCGCATGAGGTTGAAAACTTGCATAGCCTTGGAGTCAGAGCTATTTTGAAGTGTCTTGACTAGCTGCAGCAAGTCATcacgctcttcctccagctttACAATCTTCCGTTTGTCCGCCAGCTTCCGCcgcttgtcttcttccaagtCGAATACACACGAAAGGCGACGTTCGGTACACCGGTCGCACAGGGAGGCGCCTTCTCTAATTTGACACTGCCACGGTTCAGCATCTGTGGTAAAATATCTAGGGATTGTGAAGAATTGCTGCTACCCGCGCCTTAGTTCGTTTGCACTCCCGGCATGCTGTTGATGCCTTGCGAAGCCGAGGGACCGAGGCGTTAGGGGTAGAGGAAGGGTTGGAGGTAACTGGGCGcagtggagctggagcgATGGGCTGCATTATGGCGATATTGGGAAGTATTGAAGGTTAACGGTGGGGTCGGCAAGGAAGTTTCAGTGGTCTTTATCAATACTATGGAGAGATAGTTGGAGTggggttggtgctggtgataCAGGGACAACTCTGTGAACCaaggggggtggtggaacgGCGCCGGATAATTCAGCCGCCCGTAAAAGCTGGTTTTTCCATCTTGACAGATATGGATCCCTCCACTGTGCATGGGTCAATTGCAAGCTGCTGATTGGGTTGATGATCATGTGGGTTTGCATTAGTAGCCTATTGTCGGTGACGCTGGCGGTACCATAATGCCCATCCCGACCGCCTCGAAGCATCAGTTATGGCCGGGAGGTTCCATGGCAAAGCACAAGGACGTCCTGTAAAAGCAGTCCGTTGATCATATTCCCATAAGCGGACGTGGCTCTCATAAGTTAAACATCCGATAGGCAATATTCAGtgaatataaaattcatAACCCTGGATACGCACTTGTCAATTTGTCATGGAAAAATCCAAAGTCAGGCTTCTCGTTGTCGCAGTGGTTCGAGGACAGACCATGTGCCTATAAGGACATGGGTGCTGCCTCCCTGATGGCTTACCAGAGCTAATTGTGAATTGCGTGTCATTGCGTATGCACTTCTATGTCTCCTCATGAACCAGGTAGGTGGCTGTAATCACTGATAATCTGCTCATACACAGGCAATTCTCGCACTTATACATGAAATGCTCGGTATATTCCAAATACTTCATTTATTAATCCTCT includes the following:
- a CDS encoding alpha/beta hydrolase (COG:S;~EggNog:ENOG410PQ5B;~InterPro:IPR000073,IPR029058;~PFAM:PF12697;~antiSMASH:Cluster_6.5), which produces MATEKPSIVLIQGSFQTPLVYAKLAAGLRDLGYPVIHPTLPSCTDVEADDFPTRTMEDDTRTVAETLQQLIEKEERSVVVVMHSYGGIVGSTAIPQSLAYTSRQAEGKKGGVLHLFYYAAFVLPEGTSVVSTFGESPNNYVTSDGRFRIMNGAKTLYSDLPDAEAALWESRLIPQSYLVQTTPTTRAAYEYLPSTYLICEGDQAAPATFQGGFAKLARAEIDRCSAGHSPMLSEPEMLVGKIAAVVDKAVAASV
- a CDS encoding sodium:solute symporter family protein (COG:P;~EggNog:ENOG410PHHN;~InterPro:IPR001734,IPR038377,IPR031155;~PFAM:PF00474;~TransMembrane:15 (o12-33i54-71o91-110i130-153o165-184i191-210o253-275i287-312o352-375i396-418o430-448i455-474o494-515i588-607o619-644i);~antiSMASH:Cluster_6.4;~go_component: GO:0016020 - membrane [Evidence IEA];~go_component: GO:0016021 - integral component of membrane [Evidence IEA];~go_function: GO:0015204 - urea transmembrane transporter activity [Evidence IEA];~go_function: GO:0022857 - transmembrane transporter activity [Evidence IEA];~go_process: GO:0055085 - transmembrane transport [Evidence IEA];~go_process: GO:0071918 - urea transmembrane transport [Evidence IEA]), whose translation is MAAVELVTQGTAYGLLIGLGVFFCGVILIAIKVQKVYLSEDSGTSEMFMVANRSVGTGLTASAVFSSWMWINETVLSAAMCYRYGLAVPLWWGSGLCFQIALMAALGVMAKIRVPYAHTSLEITRMRYGWIGHVIYMVLNLTNNVFGCASMILTGSQLINGVSGMNFVAATILIPLGVVLYTAVGGLKATFLTDFLHTAVALILIIYFTLSVLTHPEVGGLAGLYDKVVATASENYISGNFEGSLLTMKSKGAIIWGLILKFGNLALVVMDTAFWQKSFASEVNSTVPAYNLAAIAVFGIPWGLGTVIGLTARALHHTPIWPTYPVDITTTEVSKGMVMPYLVKALLGESGMIAFFVLLFMALTSTVSSSMIAVSSILSFDMYKTYINPQASDRRLLGVSHITVVFHAIFITGISIALNYGGANMTWIGYFRPILSCPGIIPLGLTLFWSRQTRLAAIASPVLGFFTGLAIWLATAKSMYGAVNMTTTGEELPALYGAIGSFFSPALYSVVISLYRPYTFDWREFLRIELAEEAPTRTSPPAAQETKVEGVYISTDASPTSTPSRLSLDDVRHPFTEDTLRKLHRWSWIAWAMFVVLVLITFVLWPMPLYRNYIFTKSFFSGWTSVAIIWQFCAFFAVVVYPLYDGRFEIAKGVQGVLTSSRELINRHKS
- a CDS encoding uncharacterized protein (COG:K;~EggNog:ENOG410Q1WU;~InterPro:IPR001138,IPR007219,IPR036864;~antiSMASH:Cluster_6.5;~go_function: GO:0000981 - DNA-binding transcription factor activity, RNA polymerase II-specific [Evidence IEA];~go_function: GO:0003677 - DNA binding [Evidence IEA];~go_function: GO:0008270 - zinc ion binding [Evidence IEA];~go_process: GO:0006351 - transcription, DNA-templated [Evidence IEA];~go_process: GO:0006355 - regulation of transcription, DNA-templated [Evidence IEA]); its protein translation is MQPIAPAPLRPVTSNPSSTPNASVPRLRKASTACRECKRTKARCQIREGASLCDRCTERRLSCVFDLEEDKRRKLADKRKIVKLEEERDDLLQLVKTLQNSSDSKAMQVFNLMRSKAPLSEVKLHIDNDISELDRETTPTLAGIDNQTPMLGNERKQTSSHRAPNIQHLVDIPIYRIPAAPWTSVTESDDFVSHLISLWLTWSHPFYNWIDRELFLRDAVAGKTNSQFCSPFLVNCILAEACYHSDYPEAYADPSNPNSKGVHFYEEARKLYEKIEGRLDMPSIQGCGVLFVCMAAMGKDRMGWWYLGQVRSMAEECVKKHLDSPSTTPTRESRAIDNTIWGIYNLTATASISLMKHMANDHSQEDIWTAYPRQMDPVQSHIPCVLNRFTALSEINVDANRLVFASGLKSPRDELERALKDIQERLDDWKSKLPTCLTPDNPTVPQSLSLQ
- a CDS encoding uncharacterized protein (COG:S;~EggNog:ENOG410PK66;~TransMembrane:1 (o52-71i);~antiSMASH:Cluster_6.4), which encodes MMNRSPRVATRCLRQQRLRQSAGRYRNARFQSSSSSSSSSSGSTGTGSSNPALVGGLSGGLVAIVTGYTWYHFSGARKAVKTMKQTQVYADQVKQGIINNAPEPDKALNWLRDTLKSYAVFLPGVSQHIDTAFDDLEKVKQRHGPEVDSIVRDAYKELKSLGSKGGSNADTAIQALQVLQKSLTRLMELSGDAAGDILDNHPWLQEKVGGGWKQLKEMGEAYGPQAKEEVDKTREQLAGVAKKGFSLASVEEVRKLIQEKSEKLQKLGDEMWQKGLEESKQYLDKNPKVKELVENNADALKKGNVSELWGMVKEAASSGKTEQVEKYVKEKVDQAQQSGSFDLSKWADMVPGGSNVLGQLQSLRTLQEKKGKEAENVLKETMDEIQQVLKKRKEQMEKLASEAKKDN